The genomic segment CGAAGGTTCGATTCCCAATGCAGGCAAATATTTATGCCTGTCATCACAAACATTTGTGTTGTGCCCTTTCCCtttcacaaatataaatttacttttcaatAACTGCAAATTAGCTGCTACATACAAATCCTATTCCTATGTCATAAAAGAGTCATACTGtgagctaaaatatattttatcactatcgaaatttataatatttaaaattgtcagaaaaagacaaacatattttagcttagagttttaacttttttgcaACAGCAGGGAAACACTATgacaaacattatatttttagtgatATATATCCTTACcccattattcataaaaatttaaagcatattttattatatttgctattatagaaagagacagacatactttaaagtatatattttaactttttttatgaataagtaacatataacattttatcattatacaCACTAATAATACGGAAtcctacttttaaaaaaattggtatttaCACTGCACAGCGAGtatacgtaatttttttctgtacgATATAAAAACAGaggaaaatatgttataaaaatgtatttaatttaattgcttACACCATGCCGTGGAACAAAAGTTGTCTTTtagatttattgtaaaaaaaatacacaaatttttaaaactataaaataccATAGACTAGATGGCTTGACGTCCGACGCCGCTTTTTGCATTTATGATGTTGGTACTACTGTTGCTAACGCCATTTTTGTTATACGCTCGAAGCTGTATaaggtgatttttttttactcataGGCGTAACTCATAAGTGTGAAAGAGAAAGGTATATAGGATTGTGTCATATAGCGTCAAGTGACCCGAATATTTTCTTCCAAGCTTATTTACGACGTTTCTCCTTGTCTATGCTATAGATACGCATCCCTGCGATACATACGGTTTAAAGCTTTTTAGTGACAAATGTATAGTAAAAATGAAGGAAAACGCGGTACTTAAGTGGCAAAAAGTCTACAACCCCACCGGACCCCAACCACGACCTCGCCATGGCCATCGGGCAGTCGCTATAAAAGATTTGATGATAGTTTTCGGCGGCGGAAACGAAGGGATAGTTCATGAGCTTCACGTCTTCAACACGACTACAAACCAATGGTTCGTTCCTGTTACGAAAGGGGAAGTGCCTCCAGGATGTGCTGCATATGGGTTCGTGGTCGACGGCACGCGGCTCTTGGTGTTTGGCGGCATGGTGGAGTACGGCAAGTATTCTAACGATTTATACGAATTACAAGCCTCTCGATGGGAATGGAAGCGTTTGAAGCCATTACCGCCCAAGCAGGGTATACCTCCTTGTCCCCGACTCGGTCACAGCTTTACCCTTCTCAATGGGAAAGTTTACTTATTTGGCGGGCTGGCCAACGAGAGCGATGACCCCAAGAATAATATTCCGCGATATCTTAACGATTTATACACTTTGGAACTTTATCCAAATTCATCTATGACAGTATGGGATATCCCATTGACATATGGCCAGTCCCCACCCCCTAGAGAGTCCCACAGTGGAGTATCTTACACAGACAAGAATACTGGCAAATCCTCTCTTATAATATATGGAGGTATGAGTGGCTCACGATTAGGTGACCTCTGGGTACTGGATGTAGATAGCATGTCATGGTCTCGCCCAGAAGTGGGTGGCCCAGCACCTTTACCTCGCTCACTCCACACTGCAACTGTCATCGGTCAccacatgtatgtatatggaGGTTGGGTACCACTAGTAGCCGATGAATCCAAACTTGCCACTCATGAAAAAGAATGGAAATGTACTAATACACTTGCATCTCTAAATTTGGAGTCTATGACTTGGGACAACATTGCTCTGGATAAATTTGAAGAATGCATCCCAAGAGCTAGGGCTGGGCACAGCGCTGTTGCAATACAAACAAGATTGTACATTTGGTCTGGAAGGGATGGCTACCGGAAAACTTGGAATAATCAGATCTGCTGCAAAGATCTCTGGTATTTGGAAGTTGGAGTACCTCCTCAAGCTGGTCGCGTCGCTCTTGTTCGTGCTGGCACTACATCTCTTGAATTGTGTTGGCCTGCAATGAATACTATCACTACCTATGTATTACAAGTACAGAAATGCGGGAAGGTAACCCCGGCGCGGTTCCCGGCCGCTGCTGAGCCAGTGACAGCGCCTCCACCGGCATCTCCCGTCGCGTCGCAACCAGATGCAACTAAAGCATTTGGCCTTACTTCACCCGTGTCGCAAACGCCGACGGCAGAGCTTCCCGTGCGTCCGCTGGCCGCGGCGGCGTCTCCTGTCATCCCGCCCATTATGACTACACCACAAAAAATTGTTGCAGCCGTCAAAGTTCCAGCTACTATACAATCTGCTGCAGTTAAAATATCACCAAACACCCCTACAATGAAACAAACTACTTATCAAGCCAAAACTATTGTTAAATCTCCAGCTTCAGTGGCTGCTGGCTCTTCACAGCAAATCAAAGTGTCCGCTGTCACGCCGGGCGTCACGAGGATCGTCAGCGGGGTCGGGACCCCGGGCACTGTACGTGTGTCCACTGCTCAGTCAAATGCTCAGATTGTGTTAAGTTCGGGTGCGGCGGGCGGTGGAACCCCGCGCTTCGTGCAAGTGAAGACAGGTGCGAGTGGAGCGGTCCCAGTCAAACTAGGCGCTGGTACTCCCGTCAAACTGACTGGCAACACAGTCCCTCTAAAGATAGGTGCAGCCAACATCCAGGGTAAAATTTCAGCCAACAGCGTCCAGAAGGTGGGACAAGTCGCAACGACTCCGCTTAAACTAGGCGCAGGCAACGTAAAAATTGGCACAAGTAATGTTCTTGTCAAGACTGCAGGTGGAGTGCCTATGCAAGCAGGAGTTGCCAATATCCAGACCAAAGTGGCGGCAGGTGTTCCTGTAAAGCTCGGAGCGGGTAACCTGCCCGTGATAGCAAGCAGCGGTGGCGCCATACAGATCGCGGGCGGCACTCTTGGTGGACAGAAGACACCAGTATACAAGATAGTTACGGCTAAATCTGGCGAACAAACAGCGACGGTTGCGACCACAACCGGAGCTGGGGGCGCCACTGTGCTACGGCAGTCGGGCGGCAACGCGGGCATACCTGTCATCATCAAGAAAACTCCTGGTGCCAACTCCCAGTCGAGCAATACGCCGCAGTACGTGACGCTGGTGAAGACGTCAACAGGTATGACTGTAGCTACCGTTCCGAAAGTCGCGATGGTCCAGAACCGGCCGTCGGCGCCGGTCAGCGTGGCGCAAGGCCAAGGGATTTCACCCGGCGCTACGATCGTGAAACTAGTGTCAGCTAACACCGTTGGCGGCAATAAGATCATCACTCTGCCGTCGAACGTTCTACAGCTTGGCAAGTCGGGGGTTGGGGGTAAGCAGACCATTGTTATCACAAAATCGGCTAGTCAGGCCTCACAGCCTAATCAACAGCAGTGAATGCCTGATACCACAGTCGAGTGAAATATCAGAGTGTCCTTACGTTTGAGCATGAGTGTTGCCAACAAGCAGTGTTGTGAATGTGTGGTGGTAATCTTGTATGTAAATTTGAACACTTGTGAGTTGGACaaagtatagtatatattttaaatcataatgaTATAGTATatgatttttgtatgttatatGGGTCTGTGTAGAAAGTGTCCTCATAgagtttttactaaaatattttatttactctaaataataatattattgataatgtTGTCAGATTACACGCTGGCTCACACTTTGCTTAGAACTTGTTATGGCACGCTGTTTTCTTTCTGCACCATGTATCACAAGTTGTGAATTAAGTTGGCGACCCAGTTTCAATGACTTCGCTCTCAAGTGCCTGTTATGCAGTTTATTCTGTAATGCTGATTATGTCAATGAACTaagagaaatattttgattcaATTGATATTTCTATTTGAAATATCATGGAGGCTTTCTCTCTTACTTTTGGTAAAAtgattaaattgaaatgtttgtaaacaattctgcaatatttttagttattttctctctgtattgacaattattttaacGCAATCTGATCTGAAAtgtcaatgaaatttttgtcttCCGCCTCATTTAAGCTGCCAATATTTCCTTTGTCTTTGGTTTAACCCAGCAGTGTGTAGTTTGTAGATATAATGTGTTACACGAGCCCCATGGTTGTGATGGTCCCAAGTTGTAGTGCTGATCAAGTTGTTCACAAAGTGAATTGACCATTACGAGCATGGGGGAAATGCTTTGTTTCCTAGTTTTAGTTGTGGTGAGCTAATGTTGACTCTTTAGTTTATTGTGACCGTGATCTATCAGAAATACTttgttttcatacaaacatgcaataaatcaaaattatgagATTTTCAGCTCATGTAGATtacatttaaatcatattttgcTTTGAGCATATCAGATGTAACAGAGCTCAATACCATATCATGTCTTTAGTAATGACACCATACTTTGcatgaaaacaaatataatttctattg from the Plodia interpunctella isolate USDA-ARS_2022_Savannah chromosome 20, ilPloInte3.2, whole genome shotgun sequence genome contains:
- the Hcf gene encoding host cell factor 1, translating into MKENAVLKWQKVYNPTGPQPRPRHGHRAVAIKDLMIVFGGGNEGIVHELHVFNTTTNQWFVPVTKGEVPPGCAAYGFVVDGTRLLVFGGMVEYGKYSNDLYELQASRWEWKRLKPLPPKQGIPPCPRLGHSFTLLNGKVYLFGGLANESDDPKNNIPRYLNDLYTLELYPNSSMTVWDIPLTYGQSPPPRESHSGVSYTDKNTGKSSLIIYGGMSGSRLGDLWVLDVDSMSWSRPEVGGPAPLPRSLHTATVIGHHMYVYGGWVPLVADESKLATHEKEWKCTNTLASLNLESMTWDNIALDKFEECIPRARAGHSAVAIQTRLYIWSGRDGYRKTWNNQICCKDLWYLEVGVPPQAGRVALVRAGTTSLELCWPAMNTITTYVLQVQKCGKVTPARFPAAAEPVTAPPPASPVASQPDATKAFGLTSPVSQTPTAELPVRPLAAAASPVIPPIMTTPQKIVAAVKVPATIQSAAVKISPNTPTMKQTTYQAKTIVKSPASVAAGSSQQIKVSAVTPGVTRIVSGVGTPGTVRVSTAQSNAQIVLSSGAAGGGTPRFVQVKTGASGAVPVKLGAGTPVKLTGNTVPLKIGAANIQGKISANSVQKVGQVATTPLKLGAGNVKIGTSNVLVKTAGGVPMQAGVANIQTKVAAGVPVKLGAGNLPVIASSGGAIQIAGGTLGGQKTPVYKIVTAKSGEQTATVATTTGAGGATVLRQSGGNAGIPVIIKKTPGANSQSSNTPQYVTLVKTSTGMTVATVPKVAMVQNRPSAPVSVAQGQGISPGATIVKLVSANTVGGNKIITLPSNVLQLGKSGVGGKQTIVITKSASQASQPNQQQ